A genomic region of Porticoccaceae bacterium LTM1 contains the following coding sequences:
- the flgK gene encoding flagellar hook-associated protein FlgK encodes MADIFGIGTSALLSLQQAISTTGHNISNVNTEGYSRQSVTFATRNAQDLGSGYLGSGMEVQSIRRSYDGFLAEQVLNRNSSYNSLESYHNLAAQLDGLLGNNTSGLSSSMQNFFDALQGVANDPTSLPARQVLLGESQTMVDRVHYLDQNLQALESSASTSIQAAVQEINGITQGIADLNAEIAVATLSNPGNPPNDLLDQRDVLVNHLSEKIGVKTITQEDGSINVLVGNGQPLVVGNQVQMLQAVPNSFIPARMEIAFAGLTDNAILITDQVRGGELEGLINFRTEILDQTRNELGRLVYGLTEVVNNQHQLGIDLNGQVGGEFFAPLSPQVLDGVNNSGTANVSITIDDASSLDAADYTLNYDGSQWVLRNHSDKSVQTFATLPQSLGGITISSTGIPATGDRFYLQPLSTAISDFDLVVNDVKQIAAAGPLRGSSDLSNTGNAQITDLSVGSSTGMPLAGDITLTFNPNAFGAGVPGWDVSGGPAGPLAYDPTSESGGKSFTLSGYGDATFSVSGVPAAGDRIVISNNNGGIGDNSNALKLAGLQTTKFMDGGSASVGDMYGRTVAKVGVRTNQAKVNLTTEEGLLNNAVEAQRGISGVNLDEEAANLMRYQQAYQAVAQIISAADNIFQSLLQATRR; translated from the coding sequence ATGGCAGATATTTTTGGCATTGGTACCTCGGCGTTGCTGTCACTTCAGCAGGCGATCTCGACCACCGGCCACAACATTTCCAACGTAAACACCGAGGGTTACAGCCGTCAGTCGGTGACTTTTGCTACTCGCAATGCACAGGATTTGGGGTCTGGTTACCTCGGCAGTGGTATGGAAGTGCAGAGCATTCGCCGGTCGTACGACGGCTTTCTCGCCGAGCAGGTACTCAACCGCAATTCGTCATACAACTCGCTGGAGAGTTATCACAACCTGGCCGCCCAGCTCGATGGTTTGCTGGGTAATAACACGTCCGGTTTGAGCTCGTCGATGCAGAATTTTTTTGACGCCCTGCAAGGTGTTGCCAACGACCCCACCTCGCTGCCTGCGCGGCAGGTGTTGCTTGGCGAATCGCAAACCATGGTGGATCGGGTTCACTACCTGGATCAGAATTTGCAGGCACTTGAGTCATCTGCCAGTACCAGCATTCAGGCAGCAGTGCAGGAGATTAACGGAATTACTCAGGGCATTGCCGATCTCAACGCTGAAATTGCAGTAGCGACACTGTCCAACCCCGGCAACCCTCCCAATGATTTGCTCGACCAGCGCGATGTACTGGTGAATCACCTGTCGGAAAAAATCGGTGTAAAAACCATTACCCAGGAAGACGGTTCCATCAACGTGCTGGTGGGTAATGGCCAACCGCTGGTGGTGGGTAATCAGGTGCAAATGCTGCAAGCGGTACCCAACAGTTTTATTCCCGCTCGAATGGAAATTGCCTTTGCCGGTTTAACTGACAACGCGATTCTGATTACCGATCAGGTTCGCGGTGGCGAGCTGGAAGGACTGATTAATTTTCGCACCGAAATTCTCGACCAGACCCGCAATGAACTGGGTCGGTTGGTATATGGCTTGACTGAAGTTGTTAACAACCAGCATCAGTTGGGTATTGATTTGAACGGTCAGGTGGGTGGTGAATTTTTTGCACCACTCAGCCCACAGGTACTGGATGGTGTGAACAACAGTGGTACGGCCAATGTTTCCATCACCATTGATGATGCCAGTTCGCTGGACGCCGCCGACTACACCTTGAATTACGACGGTAGCCAATGGGTGCTGCGTAATCATTCAGATAAGAGTGTGCAAACTTTTGCCACCCTGCCGCAGAGCCTGGGCGGTATTACCATCAGCAGCACTGGCATACCGGCAACCGGTGACCGTTTTTATTTGCAGCCACTCAGTACTGCGATCAGCGATTTCGACCTGGTGGTGAACGACGTTAAACAAATTGCTGCCGCAGGTCCATTGCGCGGCAGCAGTGACCTTTCCAATACTGGCAATGCACAAATTACTGACCTGTCGGTAGGGAGCTCGACGGGCATGCCGCTGGCGGGTGATATCACCCTGACTTTTAATCCCAATGCCTTTGGCGCAGGTGTGCCTGGCTGGGATGTAAGCGGCGGTCCGGCTGGCCCGTTGGCCTACGATCCGACCTCCGAGAGTGGCGGCAAAAGTTTTACCCTGAGCGGCTATGGCGATGCCACTTTTAGTGTCTCTGGCGTTCCTGCGGCAGGGGATCGCATTGTTATTTCAAATAACAATGGGGGTATTGGCGATAACAGCAACGCCCTAAAGTTAGCCGGATTGCAGACGACAAAGTTTATGGACGGTGGCAGTGCCTCTGTTGGGGATATGTATGGTCGCACCGTCGCCAAAGTAGGGGTACGCACCAATCAGGCGAAAGTAAATCTCACCACCGAGGAAGGTTTACTTAACAATGCGGTGGAAGCTCAACGCGGTATTTCCGGGGTGAACCTGGATGAAGAGGCGGCCAACCTGATGCGCTATCAGCAGGCTTATCAGGCAGTGGCACAAATCATATCGGCGGCGGATAACATCTTCCAGTCGCTGTTGCAGGCAACGCGCCGTTAG
- the flgJ gene encoding flagellar assembly peptidoglycan hydrolase FlgJ produces the protein MNLGHSTTSVTDGALFSDFGSLAKLRSKADNNTDAALSEVAQQFESLFVQMVMKSMREASEATGDGGLFNSEEMKFHQGMFDQQMSLHLSQQGGIGLAPIIERQLRGPEPVQGGELKSLEHDWLKAARSKVLSMAEPDRTAKPVAAADFSFEVTEQKEFLPANQKEFIRELWPHAQKAGLQLGVPAETLVAQAALESGWGQRMIRGTDGAASFNLFGIKAQGNWQGDKVQVSTLEYRDGIAQRERANFRSYDSLAGAFDDYVAFLKDQPRYQQALNSRGNSEQFLQQLQQAGYATDPNYAEKIGRVMAGDEFGAEVEKLKARSYARMM, from the coding sequence ATGAATCTGGGTCACTCAACTACTTCCGTTACCGACGGCGCGCTGTTCTCCGATTTCGGCAGCCTCGCCAAGCTGCGCAGTAAGGCCGACAACAATACCGATGCGGCCCTGTCTGAAGTGGCGCAGCAGTTTGAATCATTGTTTGTGCAGATGGTGATGAAATCCATGCGCGAGGCCAGCGAAGCTACTGGCGATGGCGGTCTGTTCAACAGTGAAGAGATGAAATTCCATCAGGGCATGTTTGACCAACAGATGTCCCTGCACCTGTCACAGCAGGGTGGTATTGGTTTGGCGCCAATAATCGAACGCCAGCTGCGCGGACCGGAACCGGTTCAGGGCGGCGAGCTGAAATCCCTGGAACATGACTGGCTGAAAGCGGCACGTAGCAAAGTATTGAGCATGGCCGAGCCTGACCGTACGGCAAAACCTGTGGCGGCCGCTGATTTTTCTTTTGAAGTGACTGAACAAAAAGAGTTCTTACCCGCCAATCAAAAAGAATTTATTCGTGAGCTGTGGCCGCACGCGCAAAAGGCCGGCCTGCAACTGGGCGTTCCCGCTGAAACACTGGTTGCCCAAGCGGCACTGGAAAGCGGTTGGGGGCAGCGAATGATTCGCGGAACCGATGGCGCGGCCAGCTTTAACCTGTTTGGAATTAAGGCACAGGGCAACTGGCAGGGCGACAAGGTTCAGGTATCCACACTGGAATACCGAGACGGCATCGCCCAGCGTGAGCGTGCCAATTTCCGCTCTTACGATTCACTTGCCGGAGCCTTTGACGACTACGTGGCATTTTTGAAAGACCAGCCGCGCTACCAGCAGGCCCTGAACAGTCGCGGAAACAGCGAACAGTTTTTACAGCAACTGCAACAGGCCGGTTACGCCACCGACCCCAACTACGCGGAAAAAATCGGCCGTGTAATGGCCGGTGACGAGTTTGGGGCAGAGGTAGAAAAACTGAAAGCGCGTTCCTACGCGCGAATGATGTAA
- a CDS encoding flagellar basal body P-ring protein FlgI, with translation MNNWKRPLMMLLAGWLLAQSAAAERIKDIAGIEGVRNNQLIGYGLVVGLDGTGDQTTQTQFTVQSFKNMLAQLGVVIPPGVTPQLKNVAAVMVHADLPAFARPGQNIDVTVSSIGNAKSLRGGSLLMTPLKGANGQVYAMAQGSLVVSGFGAEGADGSQVSVNISSAGRIPNGATVERSVPSPFTSGNELVLNLHQPDFTTARRLAETVNGMFGPGVASPIDGGSIKVRTPVDLAQKVAFVSELENLNFEPGNAAARVVVNARTGTIVIGSEVHILPAAVAHGSLTVSVSETPDVSQPEPFARRGETVAFSDSDIDIQQEEARMFTIKPGVTLDELVSAINRVGAAPGDLMAILEALKQAGALRGELVVI, from the coding sequence ATGAACAACTGGAAACGACCATTGATGATGTTGCTTGCCGGCTGGCTGCTTGCCCAGTCTGCCGCTGCCGAACGCATCAAGGATATTGCCGGTATCGAAGGGGTGCGTAACAACCAGTTGATCGGTTACGGCCTGGTAGTTGGTCTCGACGGCACCGGCGACCAGACCACCCAGACCCAGTTCACCGTACAGAGCTTTAAGAACATGCTGGCCCAGTTGGGCGTGGTAATTCCGCCCGGTGTAACTCCGCAGCTGAAAAATGTTGCCGCCGTTATGGTTCACGCCGACCTGCCGGCTTTTGCCCGTCCCGGTCAGAATATTGATGTAACTGTTTCTTCCATCGGTAACGCCAAAAGCCTGCGCGGCGGCAGCCTGCTGATGACTCCCCTGAAAGGTGCCAACGGCCAAGTGTATGCGATGGCACAGGGCAGCCTGGTAGTGAGTGGCTTTGGTGCTGAAGGCGCCGACGGTTCCCAGGTGAGCGTGAATATCTCCAGTGCCGGTCGCATTCCCAACGGTGCTACCGTTGAGCGCAGCGTGCCGAGCCCGTTCACCAGCGGCAATGAGCTGGTGCTCAACCTGCACCAGCCGGATTTCACCACCGCGCGCCGTTTGGCAGAAACTGTGAACGGAATGTTTGGCCCCGGAGTTGCCAGCCCCATTGATGGCGGTTCCATTAAGGTGCGCACTCCGGTGGATCTGGCCCAGAAAGTGGCATTTGTTTCCGAGCTGGAAAACCTCAATTTTGAACCGGGCAATGCTGCTGCACGCGTAGTGGTAAATGCCCGCACCGGCACCATTGTGATTGGCAGTGAGGTTCATATTCTGCCGGCAGCGGTTGCCCACGGCAGCCTGACCGTCAGCGTGTCGGAAACCCCGGATGTGAGTCAGCCGGAGCCGTTTGCTCGCCGTGGAGAGACTGTAGCGTTTTCCGATTCCGATATTGATATTCAGCAGGAAGAAGCGCGCATGTTTACCATCAAACCCGGCGTGACTCTCGACGAATTGGTGAGTGCCATTAACCGCGTTGGTGCAGCTCCCGGCGACCTGATGGCAATTCTGGAAGCGCTTAAACAAGCTGGCGCACTGCGCGGCGAACTGGTGGTGATCTGA
- a CDS encoding flagellar basal body L-ring protein FlgH, producing MSDPYFDQALSDAYLAPTETNGAIFQAGYELAMFQDIKARRVGDTITVLLSEQTDAEKSTSTSLDRTSSTTLTNPTVLGNVPGFGSSNYNLGVDLDSQHDFSGAGTSNQSNKLSGSITVTVAQVLPNGNLVIEGEKWIEINQGQEFIRLKGMVRPVDVNASNTVLSTQVANARISYSGKGQMADTNRMGWLARFFLGPLWPF from the coding sequence ATGTCCGATCCGTATTTTGATCAGGCGCTCTCCGACGCCTATCTGGCACCCACTGAAACCAACGGTGCAATCTTCCAGGCGGGGTATGAATTGGCGATGTTTCAGGACATCAAGGCGCGCCGGGTAGGGGACACCATCACGGTGTTGCTGAGCGAGCAGACTGACGCGGAAAAGAGCACCAGCACCAGTCTGGATCGCACTTCCAGCACAACACTTACCAATCCGACTGTGCTTGGCAATGTGCCGGGTTTTGGCAGCAGCAATTACAACCTCGGTGTGGATCTGGATTCCCAGCACGACTTTAGTGGCGCCGGTACCAGCAACCAGTCTAACAAGCTCTCTGGCAGTATCACGGTAACAGTGGCACAGGTTTTGCCTAATGGAAACTTAGTGATTGAAGGCGAGAAGTGGATCGAGATCAATCAGGGGCAGGAATTTATTCGCCTGAAGGGCATGGTCCGGCCGGTTGATGTCAACGCCAGCAACACTGTGCTGTCCACCCAGGTGGCAAACGCCCGCATCAGTTATAGCGGCAAAGGCCAGATGGCGGACACCAACCGAATGGGTTGGCTGGCGCGGTTCTTCCTTGGCCCTCTGTGGCCATTCTGA
- the flgG gene encoding flagellar basal-body rod protein FlgG → MNQALWISKTGLDAQQTKMAAISNNLANAGTTAYKRSRAVFEEMLYQNLRQVGAQTSQETVLPSGLMLGTGVRVVATEKMFAQGNLTQTQKPLDIAIEGRGFLQVTMPDGTLAYTRDGSLQMDASGQIVTASGFGLQPTLIVPANSKSVTVGADGTVSVVTEDNQSTQIGTLTLADFVNPAGLQPMGQNLYVESISSGTPQVGNPGANGMGTLAQGFLEGSNVNVVEELVSMIETQRAYEMNSKAISTADQMLQNLTQQL, encoded by the coding sequence ATGAACCAGGCACTGTGGATTTCCAAAACCGGCCTCGATGCCCAGCAGACCAAAATGGCGGCGATCTCCAACAACCTCGCCAATGCCGGCACCACCGCATACAAGCGCAGCCGTGCGGTATTTGAAGAGATGCTTTACCAGAACCTGCGTCAGGTAGGCGCGCAGACCTCGCAGGAGACTGTACTGCCTTCCGGCTTGATGCTCGGCACCGGTGTACGGGTAGTGGCGACCGAAAAAATGTTTGCCCAGGGCAACCTGACCCAGACCCAAAAGCCGCTGGATATTGCCATTGAAGGGCGCGGTTTTTTGCAGGTGACCATGCCTGACGGCACGTTGGCCTACACCCGCGACGGCTCCCTGCAAATGGATGCTTCCGGGCAAATTGTAACCGCCAGCGGTTTTGGCTTGCAGCCGACCCTGATTGTTCCGGCCAATTCCAAATCCGTCACCGTTGGTGCAGATGGGACTGTGTCGGTAGTGACCGAAGACAACCAGTCCACCCAAATCGGCACCCTGACCCTGGCGGACTTCGTAAACCCCGCCGGCCTGCAGCCGATGGGCCAGAACCTGTACGTGGAATCCATCTCCAGTGGCACCCCACAGGTCGGTAACCCCGGCGCTAACGGTATGGGCACCCTGGCGCAGGGTTTTTTGGAAGGTTCTAACGTCAACGTGGTGGAAGAGCTGGTAAGCATGATCGAAACCCAGCGCGCCTACGAGATGAATTCCAAAGCAATTTCGACAGCGGACCAGATGCTGCAGAACCTGACGCAGCAGTTGTGA
- a CDS encoding flagellar basal body rod protein FlgF: MDRLVYVSMSGAGGSMESQVINANNLANASTPGFRADLIAMTQVRSSGDSRTYTRLEPAGVDIRPGRIETTNGDLDIAVNGDGWLVIQTPEGDEGVTRRGDLRVDPFGLLTNGAGEPVMGQNGPIALPPYSSVEITNDGAISIVPQGQDSSTVVDRLRLVQVDGSQLRKGSDGVIRVMEDGQMTNDPSIRVIAGALESSNVNPVESMIKMIEMSRGFESQTKLMRMASDNDKAASSLMKIA; the protein is encoded by the coding sequence ATGGATCGTCTGGTTTACGTATCAATGAGTGGTGCAGGAGGCTCAATGGAGTCTCAGGTGATCAACGCCAATAACCTGGCCAATGCGTCAACGCCCGGTTTTCGTGCCGACCTGATCGCCATGACTCAGGTGCGCTCCAGTGGCGACAGCCGTACCTATACCCGACTGGAACCGGCGGGCGTTGATATTCGTCCTGGCCGCATTGAAACCACCAACGGTGATCTGGATATCGCTGTCAATGGCGACGGCTGGCTGGTGATACAAACTCCGGAAGGTGACGAGGGCGTTACGCGTCGAGGAGACCTGCGTGTAGACCCGTTTGGCCTGTTGACCAATGGTGCCGGCGAGCCAGTGATGGGCCAGAACGGCCCGATTGCGCTTCCTCCGTATTCCAGTGTTGAGATTACCAACGACGGTGCAATTTCCATTGTTCCCCAAGGGCAAGACTCCAGCACTGTTGTAGATCGTCTGCGACTGGTGCAGGTGGACGGAAGTCAGTTGCGCAAAGGCTCGGATGGTGTAATCCGTGTGATGGAAGATGGCCAGATGACTAACGATCCAAGTATTCGCGTGATCGCCGGTGCGCTGGAATCCAGCAACGTGAACCCGGTGGAGTCGATGATCAAGATGATCGAAATGTCGCGCGGCTTTGAAAGTCAAACCAAATTAATGCGAATGGCGTCGGACAACGACAAAGCCGCCAGCTCGCTGATGAAAATTGCTTAA
- a CDS encoding AraC family transcriptional regulator, whose product MKDKPANPYDERISRVCEYISQNLNETLTLEVMSNVAAFSKYHFHRVFTAYVGMSVTKFIQLARLKRASFRLAFEQNQNIIDIALEAGFESPEAFARAFRRTFDQSPSQFRAEPNWPQWHSRFDSQIQPYGEKKMEVNIVNFEATKIALLEHLGPPEKTMETAGKFIEWRKETGLSPVKTSRTFGIPYSDPNTTDPEKFRWDICGSIEGDVPSNKYGVKSGVIPGGRCAVVRHHGSYDNLSDSIYHVYREWLPENGEEIRDFPCFFHYLNFIHEVDECDLLTDIYVPIK is encoded by the coding sequence ATGAAGGACAAGCCAGCAAATCCCTATGATGAGCGTATATCGCGAGTCTGCGAATATATCAGCCAGAACCTCAATGAAACTCTGACACTTGAGGTAATGAGTAATGTAGCCGCATTTTCGAAATATCATTTTCATAGGGTATTTACGGCTTATGTCGGGATGAGTGTTACGAAATTCATTCAGCTGGCAAGGTTGAAAAGAGCATCGTTTCGACTGGCTTTTGAGCAAAATCAAAACATTATTGATATTGCACTGGAAGCAGGCTTTGAAAGCCCTGAAGCTTTTGCGCGGGCATTCAGGCGCACCTTCGACCAATCCCCTTCCCAGTTCAGGGCTGAACCGAATTGGCCGCAATGGCATTCCCGGTTTGATTCCCAGATTCAACCTTATGGAGAAAAGAAAATGGAAGTGAATATCGTAAATTTTGAGGCAACAAAGATTGCGCTTTTAGAGCACCTTGGGCCACCAGAAAAGACAATGGAAACTGCCGGTAAATTTATCGAGTGGCGAAAAGAAACCGGATTATCACCGGTAAAAACAAGCAGGACGTTTGGCATCCCCTACAGCGACCCCAATACAACCGACCCGGAGAAATTTCGCTGGGACATATGTGGCTCTATCGAGGGAGATGTGCCGTCCAATAAATATGGCGTGAAATCAGGCGTTATCCCCGGTGGCCGCTGTGCTGTTGTTCGACACCACGGCAGCTATGACAACCTGAGTGACAGTATCTACCACGTATACCGCGAGTGGCTGCCCGAAAATGGAGAAGAAATAAGGGACTTTCCCTGCTTCTTTCACTACCTGAACTTTATCCACGAAGTGGATGAATGTGACTTGCTCACCGATATATACGTACCAATAAAATAA
- a CDS encoding TonB-dependent receptor, translated as MDKKFVLTAFGYAILGLVLGIYMAASHNHGQMVTHAHIMLLGFVVSFIYAVCHKLWLNNCTSTLSKVQYWLHQLATAILVIGLFLLYGQIIAIETMDPILAIASITAFIALVLMKVLLVKRS; from the coding sequence ATGGATAAAAAGTTTGTATTAACTGCTTTCGGTTACGCAATTCTCGGTCTGGTGCTCGGTATCTACATGGCAGCTTCCCACAACCACGGCCAAATGGTCACCCACGCCCATATCATGCTGCTGGGCTTTGTAGTCTCGTTTATCTACGCGGTGTGCCACAAGCTCTGGCTCAACAACTGCACCTCCACCCTGTCGAAAGTACAGTACTGGCTGCATCAGCTGGCTACCGCCATATTGGTGATCGGGCTATTTCTGCTATACGGGCAGATTATTGCCATAGAAACTATGGATCCGATTCTGGCGATCGCATCCATAACGGCTTTTATCGCGCTGGTTTTGATGAAGGTGTTGTTGGTAAAGCGGAGTTAG
- a CDS encoding methyltransferase domain-containing protein: MKVQVFKNRYGQMIEDENYLTNRLIKNAGISEGMRVLDLGCGKGDLSSILAKAVGPWGEVVGIDRNRNILEMAKHRLASQNLSNVNFLSVDLSGPLPDIGMFDAIVGRRVLMYLSNPGDMLRNVLGHLKNSGIVAFQEVDSMVSPIQVLPHPLHEQVNKWIWDTLDMEGANLNMGFALPSLLKQLGVVVDGVKAEANVQGPQSEAPLATVVRAILHRIVDQNVASYEEVDVQTLEARLNRELSDGSVFIGDMSFAVWGRKV, translated from the coding sequence ATGAAAGTTCAAGTATTTAAGAACAGGTATGGACAGATGATCGAAGATGAAAATTATTTAACTAACCGTCTTATTAAGAATGCAGGAATTTCAGAGGGGATGCGTGTCCTGGACTTGGGGTGCGGAAAGGGGGACTTATCATCTATTTTGGCGAAAGCTGTTGGCCCGTGGGGAGAGGTCGTAGGTATAGATCGTAATCGCAATATTCTTGAGATGGCAAAGCACCGTCTGGCAAGTCAAAACCTGTCCAATGTGAACTTTTTGAGCGTTGATCTCTCCGGTCCACTACCGGATATCGGAATGTTTGATGCTATTGTCGGCAGGCGAGTTCTGATGTACCTGTCAAATCCTGGTGATATGTTGAGAAACGTATTAGGTCACCTTAAAAACAGTGGAATCGTCGCATTTCAGGAGGTCGATTCAATGGTTTCGCCAATTCAGGTGTTGCCACACCCTCTGCATGAACAAGTAAATAAGTGGATTTGGGACACACTTGATATGGAGGGAGCAAATCTTAATATGGGGTTTGCACTGCCATCCTTGCTTAAGCAGCTTGGAGTTGTAGTAGATGGGGTCAAGGCTGAGGCCAATGTACAAGGGCCGCAGTCGGAAGCCCCATTAGCTACAGTAGTTCGGGCAATATTACACAGAATCGTCGATCAGAATGTTGCAAGCTATGAAGAGGTTGATGTTCAAACACTAGAAGCCAGGCTTAATAGGGAGTTGTCAGATGGTTCAGTGTTTATAGGCGATATGTCGTTTGCCGTGTGGGGGAGAAAGGTATAA
- a CDS encoding VOC family protein, translating to MIGYITLGTNDLERAKAFYDTLLSEMGVVRQMEFGGRGYCWAASMEQPMLCIFKPYDGQPATVGNGVMAGIAVDSRETVDRVHKKALELGGTDEGKPGLRDEGGEGFYAGYFRDLDGNKLDVFCYG from the coding sequence ATGATTGGCTACATAACACTCGGCACCAATGATCTTGAGCGTGCCAAAGCATTCTACGATACGTTGCTCTCCGAGATGGGAGTTGTGAGGCAGATGGAGTTCGGTGGTCGCGGTTATTGTTGGGCAGCCAGTATGGAACAGCCGATGCTTTGCATATTCAAACCCTATGATGGTCAGCCAGCTACCGTCGGAAACGGTGTGATGGCAGGTATAGCTGTAGATTCCCGCGAGACGGTGGACAGGGTTCACAAGAAGGCACTGGAGCTGGGAGGTACAGATGAAGGTAAGCCTGGTCTGCGGGATGAAGGCGGGGAAGGATTTTATGCCGGTTACTTTCGTGATTTGGACGGCAATAAGCTTGATGTTTTCTGCTACGGCTAA
- a CDS encoding demethoxyubiquinone hydroxylase family protein — MEEVERIIRVDHAGEFGAINIYRAQLAVSRVFYPDIAAKLEEMLEHEKEHFRIFDGILKRRNIRHCYALYFWAFGGAALGVLTALIGRNAIWVCTDSIETTVLHHLDWQLGFLAENDAEVHDAVLSIKVDEEKHQEFGQNNGVKFAIYKPIF; from the coding sequence ATGGAAGAAGTTGAGCGAATCATCAGGGTGGATCACGCAGGAGAGTTTGGAGCTATCAATATTTATCGAGCTCAACTCGCCGTATCTCGAGTGTTTTATCCTGACATTGCAGCGAAGCTTGAGGAGATGCTTGAACACGAAAAAGAGCATTTTAGGATTTTTGATGGAATTCTCAAACGCCGTAATATAAGGCATTGTTATGCGTTGTACTTTTGGGCGTTTGGAGGGGCCGCTCTAGGGGTTCTTACAGCATTGATTGGTCGCAACGCTATTTGGGTATGTACAGACTCGATTGAAACAACAGTTCTACATCATTTGGACTGGCAGCTTGGTTTTCTGGCTGAGAATGATGCTGAAGTACACGACGCGGTACTGAGCATCAAGGTTGATGAGGAAAAACACCAGGAGTTTGGGCAGAACAATGGTGTTAAATTTGCTATTTATAAGCCAATATTTTGA
- a CDS encoding cupin domain-containing protein, producing MKNTLFALMIIFGASPLISWGADLKLENLLKTKLESVEGTEVIVSKVEVPPNTSLPKHWHPGEEFAYVISGIVTLWQEGKPEIVFKEGEVAQIPYKQVHTAITGSEGVSLLIFRVHEHGKPERINVE from the coding sequence ATGAAAAATACACTCTTTGCCCTAATGATTATCTTTGGAGCCTCACCGTTAATATCCTGGGGGGCGGATCTTAAGTTAGAAAACCTGCTAAAAACCAAGCTGGAAAGCGTGGAAGGCACGGAAGTGATCGTAAGTAAGGTGGAAGTTCCACCAAACACATCACTCCCTAAGCATTGGCACCCTGGAGAGGAGTTTGCCTATGTGATCAGTGGAATTGTGACACTCTGGCAAGAAGGTAAGCCTGAAATTGTTTTTAAGGAAGGGGAGGTTGCCCAAATACCGTACAAGCAAGTTCACACCGCTATCACCGGGTCTGAAGGGGTGAGCCTGCTGATTTTCAGGGTTCACGAACACGGCAAACCAGAGCGTATTAATGTGGAGTGA
- a CDS encoding RDD family protein: MIKELESKWITGFWRRVGGLVIDGLLVGLVGLVLGLFFEEFFVQIGAWGRLFGFSMALIYFGVMNSSIAGGQTIGKKALKIRVVDSSNSLISLEKSVLRYVILALPFFLNGAHFSNEVMFSFLKYPISLIIFGGLFSIFYLYVFNRKTRQSLHDLVVGTYVVNINSEQLKPGKVWGLHSIMVSVLFLVAGIAPFFTTQLAESEPFKGMMAAHSSLLEDPEVDRAGIFSGSSTFMSSEGTRTATYVSGQVYLKANDIRDSELARRLATLIITNYPEARQKDAVHIVLTYGFDIGIASKWSNFSYNFNPRDL, from the coding sequence ATGATAAAAGAATTAGAGAGTAAGTGGATAACTGGTTTTTGGAGAAGAGTAGGTGGGTTAGTGATAGATGGCCTGCTTGTGGGGTTGGTTGGTTTGGTTCTGGGGCTGTTTTTTGAGGAGTTTTTTGTTCAGATTGGAGCGTGGGGGCGTCTTTTTGGTTTTTCTATGGCGCTTATTTACTTTGGTGTTATGAATAGCTCCATTGCGGGAGGTCAAACGATAGGCAAAAAGGCTTTAAAGATTAGAGTGGTAGATTCCAGTAACTCGCTGATAAGCCTTGAGAAATCTGTTCTGCGTTATGTGATTTTGGCGCTTCCGTTCTTTTTGAATGGTGCTCATTTCTCCAATGAGGTAATGTTTTCATTTCTTAAGTATCCAATTTCGTTGATTATATTTGGTGGTCTTTTTTCAATATTCTATTTGTATGTATTCAATAGAAAAACCCGTCAATCATTGCATGATCTGGTAGTTGGTACCTATGTAGTGAATATAAACTCAGAGCAGCTGAAACCTGGAAAAGTTTGGGGGTTGCATTCCATTATGGTTTCAGTGCTGTTTCTGGTGGCAGGTATCGCTCCGTTTTTCACCACTCAGTTGGCTGAAAGTGAGCCATTCAAGGGAATGATGGCAGCCCATTCATCACTCTTGGAAGATCCAGAAGTTGATAGGGCAGGTATATTTTCTGGATCGTCAACTTTTATGTCGAGCGAAGGAACTAGAACGGCGACATATGTAAGCGGTCAGGTGTACCTGAAGGCCAATGATATTAGAGATTCTGAACTGGCTCGCCGGCTGGCTACGTTAATAATTACCAATTATCCTGAAGCTCGTCAGAAAGATGCAGTACATATTGTATTGACCTATGGTTTTGATATAGGTATTGCCTCCAAGTGGTCTAACTTTTCCTATAATTTCAACCCGAGAGATCTTTAA